From Lucilia cuprina isolate Lc7/37 chromosome 4, ASM2204524v1, whole genome shotgun sequence:
ATTGCAAAAATCTCTACAAACAGcagaaaatgaaaaacgcatATTAGGCGAGCGCCTTGAAAAAGCTCAATCTTCGATTAATGAACTTAGAAGAGGACAACAGGCCCAACTGGACAGTGCTCAACGTTTACAAGACCAAGTTAACGACTTGGAAGTACAAAGATCAGCCTTGGAATCTCAATTGCGTATTGCAAAATGGAATCAGGATTCAGGTGATAAAAATACTAGCACTAACGGGCGTAATGAAGAAGATGAACTCAATCGACAACTAAAATCATCACAAAGAGAAAAATCAGAGCTACGCACCAAACTCCAGGTATTGCAGGACAAGGTAAAACAATTGGAGACAGAACGCAAAAGTAAATTCTCCGGTGACAGTGTTTATGATCGATCTGAAAAGGCGGGTGGTGGTGGTCCAAATACGTCTTCATCTTACTATGATGGCAATTATGACTCCAATCGCATGGACACAAATAATGCTGGCAAAAGCGATACTTATCTAAAAAGCTCTAGTGCAGTAGGTGCTGGAGGAACATTTAACTGCGGCTTAGATCATGCAGTTATTGAACATGAAAATCGTGATTTACGCTTGAAAGTAAGACGTTTGGAGACACTCTTAGCAGAAAAAGAATCTGAATTAGCCCGTTGTAAAGCTCGCATACATGATAGTACAAAGTGTATGGATGGTTTAGATTCCGAACGCTATAGAAGTGCTCAAATGCATGCAGAAAAACTATTGGATGCCCGTGAACAGTCTCATAGACAACAAGTTTTACGTTTGGAGAATCAGGTAATCATCAGTTGTAAAATATAATACTGCAGAAGAATGTAGTTTTTTTACTATTGTACTATTTTAGATATCTATGCTGCGAGAACAATTGGCGCAGGAAGCAAAACGCCGTCAGCAATATATTTTACGTAGCTCAAAAGCCAATCGTGAAATGCAACATCTACGCAATACTTTAGGTGATAGTTTACGTCATGTTTCTCAGCATCCCTTGGATCCAAATCTTTTGGAAAGTGAATCGAGAAGGTAAGattgtttttattgcaatttcttTTAATCTAAATAGAGAAACTTATTCGAAAGTTGTTTAATTGTTATCAATACAAtctattaacttttatttttatagattggATAATGCTGTTTCAATGAGTTTGCCACCATCCACCTGCAGAGATTATGAAAGGGATTAAAGAGGATTTTTCAAGCCAAATGCAATGTAACAAGCACCAAACAATTACCAATAACAACTGCCGTATTCCTACCAATATTAGAAAAACtaatgcatttattttaaaatgttaattaaaaatatatataaaaaattattttaacattatttgcacaatacagaaaaaaattctcaaactcatcttaaacttaaataagaaaacaataacTCTAGTCAagaaaatacacatttatttaaattaaaaaaataataataaaagttttttacacCCAACTCATTATTTGAActcattatacaaaaaaaaaaaaaaaacattaaaaaagaaaacatcaacaCATTAACATCCTGAAATAAATCCTTAAAGAAGGCTTATCGTTGTCTGCTTAGAAAGACAATCGTATATAGTGTGTTCAATACAataggaaattaaaacaaattttattttatttgtttttgtttttatttttttttttacagaaatactGTTACGGTTCTCCTGTTTAAAAAAGAGAACAACGTTTTACAGTTACACTTcaattatgaacaaaaaaatttaaagttttatatactttattttgtatattttatactcAAGTCGTAATCCTGTTTTAAgcactaaaatattaaaataattaaaaagagaaacattgaaaaaaactacccataactaaataaaagacatcaaataatttataaaaaacaatggttttatttctgtttaagcaaattttctaaacaacTAACAACAATTTTCATATTGGCTTTTTGCTCTGATAATTTAGCCACTTCGCCCACTATAGCAAACAAAGCTTTCGTTTTACCACTTTGATATTGTTTAACTGCCTTAGATTGATTGGCCAAAGCTTGTTTACAATATTCCTCAATTGTTTTAATATCGGAAATTTGTTGGAGATTGTGGGTTGTTATAagctgaaataaaaattatttattgttctatagtttttttttttttaatatcaaataacTTTACCTTATCAATTTCTGTTGCAGAATCTGTGactaattcaattaattttctggcagcttgtaaattaatttcttctgcatgtaaagcttttaatatatCCTTTAAATGGTTGTAATTCACATGGCTAAAcggaataaaatatatttgttaaaatgttatttttaatattttatttatagcaaTGCATTACATACCATTTATCCAAATCTAAGTTGGATTTATTACAATAAGTTAAAAAGTCGTTAATAAGGAAGTTTGTTACAAGTTTTTTTGGTATGGCGGgcaagtttttaattatattcataaaatgttcCAATAATGTGGGTTCATTCTGTAACgatttacataagtatatataagaatgtttagaaaataatataaagatgTAGAATTCATAGAGGgcactatctatctatctatctatctatctatctatctatctatctatctatctatctatctatctatctatctatctatctatctatctatctatctatctatctatctatcgatctatcaatttatcaatttatcaatttatcaatttatctatctatctatctatctatctatctatctatctatctatctatctatctatctatctatctatctacctacctatctatctatctatctatctatctatctatctatctatctatctatctatctatctatctatctatctatctatctatctatctatctatctatccatcagAAAAGCCCGAAAACTTATgatcaattacaaattatatcaCCTTACCACTAATATAATTGCCACTTCCTGATTGAGTTTATATTCCTCCACCAAACGTTTTCTAGTATCTTCTGGTAACTCCGGTAACTCTTTTGCCACAGACGGCACTGAAACCAATGAAGAATCATCATTGCTGTTAGTCTTCTCATCAGACATATTCAAAATCAAGGGTGGCAAATTAGGCTCTGGCATAAAACGATAATCTTGTAAAACTTCTTTATCACGCATAGCTACTGTACAACGATTTTCAGCATCCCAAGAACGAGTCTCATTAGTAATAACACCTCCTTGGGCTACAACATCAAATTGACGTTCGATTTCATAGGTAATAGCTTGAGAAATACTACGTACAGAACCAATGTTTTTAACTTCAGTTCGAACACCAAACGGTTCACCTTCTTCATGTATTGAAATATTAGCATCTACGCGAAGAGCACCTTCTTCCATTTTGCATGAGCAGGTTTGTAAACGTTTCAAAGTCAATATCAATTCTTTAACTAAAGAAGCAGCCTCTTCGCCAGTTTCTAGATCTGGAGCAAAGACCAATTCCATAAGTGGTAAACCTGCTCGATTTAAATCCACCAGACTTCTTTTAAGTTCATCATCATGCAGTGACTTGCCACTGTCCTGTTCCAACTGCAATTGTAACAGTTTTACAGTTTTGTGATAAATCTTTTTGCCTGGTTGTATGACAGGAAATGTCATTTGACCATTATTTGCCAAAGCTGCACGTTGTTGTGTTATTTGATAACCAGTCTACAaaagtatataataaaataatgcatatatgtacataatccaaatgcaatttaaagtaatttataataataaccgGCAAATCtgcataaaaataatgttttcgaTCGAACATTGAAACTTCATTTATTTTGCAACCCAAAGCCAAGGCTGTTTTAACTCCATACTCAACACATTTGCGATTTAGTACTGGTAATGTTCCCGGTATGGAAGCATCAAAATAGGAAACTGCTGAATTTAACGGCGATCCAAATGTAGTTCCACTGCCGGAAAACAATTTCGAATCGGTTGCTATCTGAGCATGTACTTCCAAACCTACAACACTTTTCCATTTGCTATAGCgagtatttttaataagttttaaaagtagttggtattttatttattaactacttacccttttaaagcttttgataCTTTAATTTTTGTCGCATATGTTCttattaaacactttttattcaaaaatacgAATTTCTGAAACATTTTTTAGTTTGCGGCACAAAACCCCGATTTACGAAAccgttgcaaaacaaaaaccagCTGGTCAAAACCAatctatgtatttatataagagTGACCTCAGTTGCCAAATATGAAGGAACTGGCAAAATATGAGGTTTAATAAGCTTTTCTGACAGTTTCTGTATCAATTTGCACGAACTGTTAATGATAGACCACTTGTTTGATATTCACTTTAATCAGCTGTTTATATGTTGGTATTACCGTATCTTCTGATGTTTTGCACTCATAACAAAATGTTAATCAAATTAAAGGTTTAAAAACTTAGTTAGATCATCAAATTAGTagttatatcaaaaataaatggAATAATCAGCTAAATCTTAGAAATTCTATGTTactatatgttttttaataaacgaattttaaaataattgttatctACGAATGACGgaacataatttttgaaaatatttattaaaatatttaacggcTAATAAGAGTGGCAACGCCAAACATGCATGTGTTGATTTGACACTTGATTATCTGACGTTACGTTATGAACTGTCAATGAAGAGAGCTGTGTTGACAATTTCAAATTTACTAATCAGGAAAACCAAAAATatggtattaaaaatgttttaatcgcTTAAAAAATACAGTATAAAACTCTAAAAATGctctaaaaataacatttcatgtttttaagAACTTCTTTAATAAGATTCCATTTCGCGTTcagttaacaaataaataacaaaaagccACATTAAATTCCATATATAGTTCGACACAATTCTTTAAATTGTATTCAAAGCTGACAATAAGAGAAGAACCCAATAAATATCGTTACTAAATTtaattggtctcatgaaatcaaaagttatcggttttatgtccgtcGAATAAATACCTATAACATTGAGTTTTATGagtcaaatgtattttttgctgtTCTTAAGCTTTACAAGGATTTTTAAtagtgaattaaaaaatatttattttaattaaaaaaatatatttttggaaaagaaaaaaatttttttaaaatttataaaaaaagcaaaaaaatatataaaaacatatctATGACGCatcacaaaaaacatgcattagcatattttggtttttctgtaaataataattgccaaatgaatttaaaataatttcaaacgatatattatttttttaatttggagtATTTAAAAGCCAATGAATGTACTGACCAATAAACATACATTGTTTATAAGGTAGTGTTGACTTAATTAATATACTCAGAATTTAGGAagatcaaaattaaaatatggtAATTAAAGGTAAGAATTCGAGCATATTCGagtatttgcttaatttttataaGACCAACATATATTATtgcaattttcttcaaaatatgaTCCAACCTAGTTAAAGTCATTCCTACAATTgatagtttttgttaataacaactTTTCAATATTAATCGCTGGTGACTTCTCATTGTATATGTTCACATAGGTTGAAAATATGTAATCTGCcgatatacgtatgtatataattttgccTTTCATTATCAacgcaaattttattttttttattaaaaatatttcaaaaaatcgcTAGATTTGACAGTTGAATAATCACAAAATTATCACCACTGCTGTTGGGGCCTCCAACagatattttctttcatttctgttctttttatactttattcTATTGTTTTACTTGTGTCTTCTTTTTGCTCCTCCTCCACCAACTAACTACTACTTCTACTCTGGTAATATCGCTCGTTTTGGAGGaatgtagaagaaaaaaatcataaatgatACGAGAAGGTGCACgatgaaatgtaaaatttttaaaaaaatctaaaattttatattgtttcaaTTTCTGAACGAAAGAAATTTGCAACAATTCTCGCACGCACCCAAGCAATCAACCAGAGAGCACTTAGTGACAACGACAGCAGCGAAAAAAAGGAAAGACCAAAAGAAGATCGATCAACCAACCACCCAAGGGAAGCAGAGGGAAATTATTTATTCGGAACAAAACACAACACCACAACAGAGCATTAGAAAGGAAGTAATCCAAGAAAGAAAGAAGAAACTCAACTGGAGGACACGAAGaataaaacaatgaaacaaGAGAAGGTATGTGTGTGATTGGTTAGGTTTTCGCAGCAGTGTCAGCGGAGTTAACAAACGGCagaagaaataaaattgaaaattgcaaAGGAAAATAAAgatgaaattaataataccaataataaaaatgtacatataaacaGACTATGAAAAGACTTCTGACTGAAAAATATGACTTGTACAATGTGGAACTTGAGACTTGCATAAATAGCATGCTATGTCGGACGTACATATTGAATTGTGTAAATACCTGGTTTTGTTTGATAATGAGTTCGGTCATATACGGTAGCTTGCCAGCTGTTTTTTGTATTggttaaaatgcaaataaataaataaataaataaaaaaatgaaaaggatgttgaatgaacaacaaaaatattggcATTGACTCAGACGACTACAACAGATGGTTGACATAAACTAACAATACGAGACAAAAGTTTGCAAAGCCAAGAAAAGTACTTCAAAGGAGttgataaaaatgtttgaatggTGCATATTGCAGCAcaagaatagaatatagaataaatggatatgtttgtgtaataacatatttttttgtctttgaTTACCTTTCAATACAGACTAGAAGCAGAACAGAAGCAGAAAAAGACGAAGACGTAGCAGTAACTACTACTAAATTAGATACGACATCCTACTCCTCCTCTTTCTTTATCACCACTACAACGTCCCCCATTATTATTAAACCGACACATCGAACAGCAGCAAGCCGTTACCATAACAAACAACAATTGGAATTGGTGGTGCAACCGACAAAATTCTCTTACCACAACTACAAAAGTCCCCGAAAAACCCAACAATATAAACTTGCCATTCTGACGTAGATTCCACCATACTAAACTCTACCAATCTAATAATTCTTaagaataaaaatagaaaaggaagAGTGCTCCCTAGAAGAAACCACAACACAAACCACAATATTTTCTCCTATTTACTACCAGCAAAAGAAATACTTTCACTCTTTAATTTTGTCCAGAGTATAAAACATACCCTAACCCTACCCATTAGAACATggatttagagaaaattttcaacgATTTGGAATCGAATCAAAATCATGAATGTGAGGAGGCCAAAAAGAAATTAGCTGATCAATTTACACTGAGTAAGTTTTTCATTCTTTGTTTATTCAATGTTATAAAAGTTCTAAGTATCATATATTTTATAGCCAAAGACCAATGGCTGGTTCACAATATGATGGAATATTATTTGAAGACTGGTTCTGTTCGCATCATTGAGGTTTTGGTTAAGGCACAGTCTCCGCACGATGGCTATCTATTTGATCGTTTAGCTGATTGGCTGAAAACGCCCTCACAACGCGTTCAttcgttaaatttattttgttttgttgtccgTCGTCATCCCACATGGCTGTTTAAAGTGGAAAAACATCGTTTGATTAAGGACATGTTGCATTGGTTGAAACACTTAGAGGTGTGTATGTAGAAAGTATAAATaatggaattttattaaatcttttcTTGTTAATGCAATTATTTGGGGATTTGACGAACACTATGATTTacactaataaaattttcctattAACTTTCAGATTGAAAAAGAAATTGTGCCACTGATGAGTGCTTTATTGGCAATAATAACACTTTTACCTATAATACCCAATTTGGTACCAAATTTCCTCAACGACTTATTCGCTGTCTTCGCTCATTTGGCGTCATGGAATAATCAGCATACGACACGTTTATCCGAAGATAAATTGGTACACCTGCAGCTGGGTTTGCAAATGTTATTTCACCGTTTATATGGTATGTTTCCATGTAATTTTGTGACATTCCTAACGGAATTCATACGAAAAGAAAAGGGTGCCATATTTCAGCACACGATTAAGCCCTTATTAGAAACTGTGCGTCTACATCCTATGTTAGTGACGGCGACGGTAGAGACTGAAATGAATTCGGAAAGATGGAAAGATATACAGCCGCACGACGTAGTTGTTGATTGTATGTGTTTGTCATTACCCATGAAATATCAAGATACCACGGATGTTGGTGGTGCAGGTATTTCGGCATCTAGATCTAGTGCTATACTAGCGGCCGCAGCAACgactacaacaacaacgaccACATTTTATCAGTTTATCAGTAGAGAACCACAACAGCAGAGATTAGCAGGTGTTTCTGCTGGTTGTCTACAACATAGTGGTAGCGGTGGTGTTGGTGGCATTGGCAGCAACTCAGGCATATGGAGTCCTTATCATGAAATAATGAATACAAGTCATACCCCTCTAACACCCACACCGACACCATATATGATGCCTTTACCCACATCATCCGCAGCTTCAGCCCTTACTCAAGGTACTCTAGGGGTAAGTGGTTGTTCACCGCCTGAAGCGGCTGTAGAAGCTACACCAGAAACTACTCCCTTAAAAGATAATCGTGACCTGAAGAGGCCTTCACTGGGCGGAGCTTCTGGCATAGCAAATCCTTTAGCCGTGAGAGATATATTTGCCTCTAGTCAACCTTCATCACCGCATAGAGGAAAAGATACACTACACGGTCACCATTCACACAATtaccagcagcagcaacattttaattttcccGATATCCCATCATCAGTGGGCGGTACAAATAGCACTTATGTAGAACAGGAGTTAAATACCCGCTTGGTGACCAGAGCCAACACTAACTATGATCGCAAGATTCAGCAGATTTTACAAGATCGTCGCCAAACCCAAAGTCCATTTCAAACGATTGAAGCTCAGTCCGCAAAAATGGGCTTTCAAACGCCAAGTGATATGTGTCGTACACCTGATGTTGAAATAACCAGCAGCAGCAGCTATGCTACAATGGGAGTTTATGGTAGATATCCTCATTTTAATTCCATAACACCCTTATCAGCTTTAACAGCAACCCCCACACCGACACCAGGTTCCACACCTCTACCCCTACAAACGATGAGCACACCCATGGAAATACCCATAACCAAAGTATGCGATCAATGTAATGAAACTGATCAAACCATGTGCACCGAAGGTGGCCTACAAATGCCAACCAGTCGTTCAATGCAACTGTTGGCTAAAGGCATCAAGAGACGCAATCGCAATACCAGTTACTGTTACAACGAGAAAAGTTGTGAAAAAGTAGGTGTCAATGGCAACTCCTGTTCGGTGGAATCAACGTACTCCAGCCAACACAAAGTTAGACGTACAAAATCTTTGTCCTCCCTCTATTTAGTCTCTTCAAAGATTTCACAGACATCTGCTGATAATTCTGACACCAACGAAGAGGATTCAGCCGCCACCAATGAGAGACCATTACAAAAATGCCCCAAAATGTTG
This genomic window contains:
- the LOC111683384 gene encoding hamartin, with translation MDLEKIFNDLESNQNHECEEAKKKLADQFTLTKDQWLVHNMMEYYLKTGSVRIIEVLVKAQSPHDGYLFDRLADWLKTPSQRVHSLNLFCFVVRRHPTWLFKVEKHRLIKDMLHWLKHLEIEKEIVPLMSALLAIITLLPIIPNLVPNFLNDLFAVFAHLASWNNQHTTRLSEDKLVHLQLGLQMLFHRLYGMFPCNFVTFLTEFIRKEKGAIFQHTIKPLLETVRLHPMLVTATVETEMNSERWKDIQPHDVVVDCMCLSLPMKYQDTTDVGGAGISASRSSAILAAAATTTTTTTTFYQFISREPQQQRLAGVSAGCLQHSGSGGVGGIGSNSGIWSPYHEIMNTSHTPLTPTPTPYMMPLPTSSAASALTQGTLGVSGCSPPEAAVEATPETTPLKDNRDLKRPSLGGASGIANPLAVRDIFASSQPSSPHRGKDTLHGHHSHNYQQQQHFNFPDIPSSVGGTNSTYVEQELNTRLVTRANTNYDRKIQQILQDRRQTQSPFQTIEAQSAKMGFQTPSDMCRTPDVEITSSSSYATMGVYGRYPHFNSITPLSALTATPTPTPGSTPLPLQTMSTPMEIPITKVCDQCNETDQTMCTEGGLQMPTSRSMQLLAKGIKRRNRNTSYCYNEKSCEKVGVNGNSCSVESTYSSQHKVRRTKSLSSLYLVSSKISQTSADNSDTNEEDSAATNERPLQKCPKMLAIASVLKNSSHHQVKTLMEDKSVQTLEAVPVQNHENSLLQMLIESKECRAAYEENRQTPNEILEQFIARGLRNNGMERFDQEQFQLICLQLQYERYRREIHAERNRRLMGRSRDKRSLEMERDRLKEQLKDFEMKNKELSLQLDKTKKATNERECEYQEELEALKEKYQNELEQNRCLRQANENLETKLKEELSQRKDINYELEALRGQVFSLTTELQHAQQQADMGLQCRQELGRLEADFIVMGEVQIKCRDKLAEMDNYRARDEELHVLQEAYNIELKDLKHSLDDKSSQLESARHKIQELQAQLQNNEKVITEQKRLFKAVKDEYEEKFKSLNKKYEVQKSIIMQMEEKFMMSLHKPMAVTQGNACCSPDTDKTDVASSVERNSPLSTSLASSESLSTSLRSSELRNLQQLVENPITEIGTTSTTITGGINITDGQRITPQTLDLASSANTATNVLHLIKEQKELNSPEAGGTTLKTVKNVSSSHINSNPSNSGKTTTTHMHTTLQASTSKSLNHTTTATTDQLTSSSQQRR
- the LOC111683391 gene encoding glutamyl-tRNA(Gln) amidotransferase subunit B, mitochondrial — encoded protein: MFQKFVFLNKKCLIRTYATKIKVSKALKGKWKSVVGLEVHAQIATDSKLFSGSGTTFGSPLNSAVSYFDASIPGTLPVLNRKCVEYGVKTALALGCKINEVSMFDRKHYFYADLPTGYQITQQRAALANNGQMTFPVIQPGKKIYHKTVKLLQLQLEQDSGKSLHDDELKRSLVDLNRAGLPLMELVFAPDLETGEEAASLVKELILTLKRLQTCSCKMEEGALRVDANISIHEEGEPFGVRTEVKNIGSVRSISQAITYEIERQFDVVAQGGVITNETRSWDAENRCTVAMRDKEVLQDYRFMPEPNLPPLILNMSDEKTNSNDDSSLVSVPSVAKELPELPEDTRKRLVEEYKLNQEVAIILVNEPTLLEHFMNIIKNLPAIPKKLVTNFLINDFLTYCNKSNLDLDKCHVNYNHLKDILKALHAEEINLQAARKLIELVTDSATEIDKLITTHNLQQISDIKTIEEYCKQALANQSKAVKQYQSGKTKALFAIVGEVAKLSEQKANMKIVVSCLENLLKQK